The segment TGAATCTCCGGGAGCCTATCCGCCGACCCTCGCAGCCATCGACAGGAATCTGGGCGGTGATCCCTGCGTGGTGTATACAGGTACTTTCTCCAAGATCGTAGCCCCGGGACTGCGCACCGGCTGGATCGTTGGCCCCGCTGAATTGGTCAAGATGATCGCCAGAGCCAAGCAAGCCGCCGATTTGCACTCCAGCACCATCGATCAGCGCGCCCTGCATGAGCTGCTGCGCACCTTCGATCTTGAAGGCCATATCCGGCTGGTCTCCCGGGAATACAAGTCACGGATGCAGCTGCTATCAGCAGAGCTGGCTTCACAGAACTGGCAGGATACCTCCTTCCTGGAGCCGCGCGGCGGCATGTTCCTGTGGCTGAGCCTGCCTGCCCGGATTCATACCGCCGAGCTGCTGCCGCTTGCCGTGGAGCAGGGCGTTGCCTTCGTTCCGGGCGAAGTTTTCTATTCGGAGCAGCCCATGAAGAACACGATGCGCCTGAATTTCACCCATACCCGGCCGGAGCTGCTGCCGCTCGCGGTGCAGCGCTTGTCCACCGCGCTGTCCCGGTATGAGGAGCGTCTGTTGCCGTTGTAACGGAATCTGCTTAAGGAACATGAGAACATCCACTCTGGCGGCGTCTGCGAAATGGAATTTTCGCAGAGGCCGTCTTGTGCAGGAACTCCACCTTCAAAACCCTCATTTGTAACGCTATGTGGACTGAGAAGACGTTATTTTGCTAAAAATAAACCTTTTCTACTCCTTACGGACTGAGGGGCCGCTATTTGATCGCTAGGAACGCAAAATGAAGAAAAATTTGTTAGTTAAGGCCCACTGAGTCCGCATAGCTTACAAAATAGGCTCATTGCCCGAATTAACGGCTTTGGAGTCCGCGAGTGAAGAGGCTGAGGTATATGATATGGACTTATGACAAAAAGGCGGCCCCCGAAGGAGACCGCCGTCTTATTGTCTGTATGAGTCATAATTAATTACTGCACTATTCTTATAAAAGTTGTCAGTTAGGAAAGTTTGCCGTAAGCCGGGTTCTGTGCTCGTTGTGGTTCAGACGGGAACTACCCTCCCACCATAAGCGACAATCATCTATCTAGGCCATACATTACTGCACAGCTCCAGCGACCAACCTAGACACGCCTCAGGCGAAGGCTGCGGCTTCCGGTTAGGGAAGCGGCTGCGTCTCATTAGGTCTTGCTCCAGATGGGGTTTACCAGGAACGAAGTCACCAGCGTTCCTCGGGGTCTCTTACACCTCGGTTCCATCCTTGCCTGTGCCGCCCGAAAGCGGCCATCGGCGGTCCATTTCTGTGGCACTATCCTTCGGCTCGCGCCGACTGGACGTTATCCAGCACCCTGCCTTGTGGAGCCCGGACTTTCCTCCCGCATACGCTCTCACGCATACCGGCGATTGTCTGTCAAACTTTCCGAAACAACATTGTATATTATACAGATATGCCGCCCGGCGCACAAGTGTAAATAATAACAGCCTACAGGAATGTAAAAGGCTCGGTATCCGGCTGCGAGGCATGCACTGCCGTGCCGTACTTGTGCTCCGTCAGCTTGCCGGCCAGAAACTCCGCTACCTTCACCTTCATGATCTTCTCCGCATTATGGCCCGGATCGATCAGGGCGATTCCCGCGAGGTGCGCATCCTGTGCGGTATGGTAATCGATATCGCCGGTCACCAGCACATCCGCTCCCTTGAAGATAGCGCTGCTGTAGTACTTGGCACCGGACCCGCCCATGACTGCCGCCTTGCGGATCTTGCGGTCCAGATCTCCAACTACCCGCACGCTCTCCACATCCAGCCCGCGTTTGACCGTATCGATGAACTCACCAAGCGTCACCTGCTCCTTCAGCTTCCCCACTCTTCCAAGTCCAAGGCTGCGGCCTTTGAGGTCCATGGAATACAGATCATAAGCCACCTCTTCATACGGATGAGCCTTCAGCATGGCCTGTACCACCTTGTTACGGATCGTATGCGGCACAATCGTCTCGATGCGGACCTCTTCAGCCCGCTCCAGCTTGCCAGGCGTGCCGAGATACGGGTCCGTGCCCTCCTGGGGAATGAAGGTGCCATAGCCTTCGATATTAAAGCTGCAATGGCTGTAATTGCCGATCCAGCCTGCCCCGGCGTTCAGGATGGCATCCAGCACCTTCTGGTGATGATCCTTCGGCACGAATACAACCAGCTTGGACAGCTGCTCGGTATGAATATCCTTGATCGGTGCACCATTCTCAATGCCTAGCGCCTCGGCCATCCAGTCGTTCATTCCGCCTTCGGCCACATCCAGATTCGTATGGCTGATATACACGGCAATGTCGTTTTTGATCAGCTTCTCATATAAGCGGCCTGCCGGGGTATCCGTCAGAATCCCTTTGATCGGCCGGAAAATCACCGCATGATGGGCAATAATCAGATTACAGCCCTTGGCAATCGCTTCGTCCACAATGCTCTCATTGACATCCAGCGCCACCAGCACCCCGGTGATTTCCTTCTGAAGACTGCCGACCTGTAGCCCGACATTATCCCATTCCTCCGCCAGATGCTTCGGGGCAAGCTGCTCCATATATCCAATTACGGTCTGTCCTTTGGCAAACATTCCAGCACCTCCGCAATCCGTTTAATCTGAAGTCTGATCTTGCTGCGCTTCTCCTCAGCCGCCTCCAGCTCCGAACGTGCGAGCGAGGCCAGGATGCTCTCCAGCTTGGAGATTTCACCCTGCCATTTGGCAGCGAATACTTCATTCGGCGCTTGCAGCAGCAGCGGTCCCATCTCCAGCAGCAGCGCCTGATCAAGCGCTACCTTTCCTGCTGCAAGCAGACGTCCGCTGTACAGCTCTTCATTCGTCCCCGCCGCTTCAGCGCCCTCAGGGACCGCGGTCAGGATCTCGTAAATTTTGCCGTCTTCCTCCAAAATATGCTCCGAGACCAGCACCCAGCTGTTAGCCAGCAGCCAGCGGCGCAGAATATCTTCGCCTACATTGGGCTGCAGCGCGAGCGTCTTCACCCCGGCCAGCTTGCCGAGCTTCTGCCCGCGGTCCAGAATCGCCGCGATCAGTGAGCCGCCCATCCCGGCAATGGTAATGCAGTCCGTTTCCCCCGGCTCCAGCACCTCCAGCCCGTCTCCGCGCCGTACAGCGATCTTTGCACCGAGTCCTGCTTCCGCAACACCACGGCGCGCCGCTTCATAGGGTCCCGGATTTACTTCTCCGGCAATAGCCGAAGGCACCCGGCCGCTCTTCACAGCGGCAACAGGCAGCAGGGCATGATCTGAGCCGATATCGGCAAATCTGCTGCCCGCAGGGACCTGCTCCAGCAGCAGCTGAAGCCGGTCAGATAATTTTACGTTGTTCATGAGGCCACCCACGTTATCCATTTTTTTCTGAAGAGGAACAGCAGCGCAAGGCCCACTGCAATCTTCAGTATTAATATCAGCGAGGTCCATTCCGGGAATCCCGCTCTGAGCCATAGCGCATCCACCTCCGGCATCAGCCAGAGGGCAGCACCCGCCCCCAGGTACACCCCAGAGACCCCGCTAACCTTGTGATACATCAACCAGCTCATCCAGATCATCAGCACACACAGCGGAAGCCAGAGCAGCTCCAGCTCCAGAAGAGAGGCATCCGGCCGGACATGTCCGAAGAATCCTGCATAGAGCAGAGCCCAGAAGGCATATCCGCAGAAATGAAGCAGCCCGATGCGCAGAAAAAAACCAAGCACACACCACAGCAGCCCGCAGGCCGCAATCAGCAGCGGTGTCCAAAAATCAGCATCCAGCTTATGCAGCTCAATGAGCCACAGTCCGAATCCCAGCGTTAAAATGCTGCCGATTCCCGCCAGCATCAGACTGATTGTCTTGTTGCGGTTCAGGTAAATCGCTGAATATCCATAACAAATAATTAGGACACTGAGCGCTGTTGCAAGTTGCAAAGGCCAGGGAAAAACGCTAAAATAAAGACTAATCAAGAAAATCAAGGAAATAATTCCAAAACCAAACAGCCAAATTTTGATGCTTCCCTGCTGGAGATTCCGTAACGATACCGGATTGCTGTCCTTCACCTCTGCCTGATCATCATACAGGTTAG is part of the Paenibacillus sp. FSL M7-0420 genome and harbors:
- a CDS encoding tRNA (adenine(22)-N(1))-methyltransferase, yielding MNNVKLSDRLQLLLEQVPAGSRFADIGSDHALLPVAAVKSGRVPSAIAGEVNPGPYEAARRGVAEAGLGAKIAVRRGDGLEVLEPGETDCITIAGMGGSLIAAILDRGQKLGKLAGVKTLALQPNVGEDILRRWLLANSWVLVSEHILEEDGKIYEILTAVPEGAEAAGTNEELYSGRLLAAGKVALDQALLLEMGPLLLQAPNEVFAAKWQGEISKLESILASLARSELEAAEEKRSKIRLQIKRIAEVLECLPKDRP
- a CDS encoding Nif3-like dinuclear metal center hexameric protein, which translates into the protein MFAKGQTVIGYMEQLAPKHLAEEWDNVGLQVGSLQKEITGVLVALDVNESIVDEAIAKGCNLIIAHHAVIFRPIKGILTDTPAGRLYEKLIKNDIAVYISHTNLDVAEGGMNDWMAEALGIENGAPIKDIHTEQLSKLVVFVPKDHHQKVLDAILNAGAGWIGNYSHCSFNIEGYGTFIPQEGTDPYLGTPGKLERAEEVRIETIVPHTIRNKVVQAMLKAHPYEEVAYDLYSMDLKGRSLGLGRVGKLKEQVTLGEFIDTVKRGLDVESVRVVGDLDRKIRKAAVMGGSGAKYYSSAIFKGADVLVTGDIDYHTAQDAHLAGIALIDPGHNAEKIMKVKVAEFLAGKLTEHKYGTAVHASQPDTEPFTFL